A part of Vallitalea longa genomic DNA contains:
- the tnpB gene encoding IS66 family insertion sequence element accessory protein TnpB: protein MFNNTSPVDYDAIYITCGYTNLHRSIDELATIVQNEFELDSFQNVLILFCGRRTIVLGRR from the coding sequence ATGTTTAATAATACTTCACCTGTGGATTATGATGCTATTTACATTACTTGTGGCTATACTAATCTTCATAGGAGTATTGACGAACTAGCTACCATTGTTCAAAATGAATTTGAACTTGATTCTTTCCAGAATGTACTCATCCTCTTCTGTGGTAGGAGAACAATCGTATTGGGAAGGAGATAA
- a CDS encoding DUF3883 domain-containing protein, protein MLIDISKYNNLGNINEIEFMITNILSDNLVRVEDIEKYCLYNSLYIRMPVKGILCLLNFISLIEIQENSVCLNNRGINIKSKLRKGSTLTPLIATDLINRLFFGNNCMLDINKIKYNKISNIYTIRNSDISIKFSNLRNLIINVGIFQLNQYSKNNLKINNEYIKCFKMAIKNKRLKMNLKELKKQLIIQQELGNEAELFVIKYEINRLQNHPTKEKISRISEIDVTAGYDIISFDSINSIEFDRYIEVKSYNKNVGFYWSNNEIQVSENLRDKYYIYLVDRNKINVDKYKPIIIKNPYKNIYNNNMWSIKPQNWFVEPIKKIDFINYD, encoded by the coding sequence ATGTTAATAGACATAAGTAAATATAATAATCTTGGGAATATTAATGAAATTGAATTTATGATAACTAATATATTATCAGATAATCTTGTGAGAGTTGAAGATATAGAGAAATATTGTTTGTATAATAGTTTATATATTAGGATGCCCGTTAAAGGAATTTTATGTTTGTTGAATTTTATTTCATTGATTGAAATTCAAGAGAATAGTGTTTGCTTAAATAATAGAGGAATAAATATAAAATCTAAATTAAGAAAAGGTTCAACTTTAACACCTCTTATTGCAACAGACTTAATTAATAGATTGTTTTTTGGTAATAATTGTATGCTGGATATTAATAAAATAAAATATAATAAAATATCAAACATTTACACTATAAGAAATAGTGATATATCTATTAAATTTAGCAATTTAAGAAATCTAATAATAAATGTTGGTATTTTTCAATTAAATCAATACTCTAAAAATAATTTGAAAATTAATAATGAGTATATAAAGTGTTTTAAAATGGCTATTAAAAACAAGCGATTAAAAATGAATTTGAAAGAATTAAAAAAACAATTAATCATACAGCAGGAATTAGGTAATGAAGCTGAATTATTTGTAATAAAATATGAAATTAATAGACTACAAAATCATCCTACTAAAGAAAAAATTAGTAGAATTTCTGAAATTGATGTTACAGCAGGTTATGATATTATATCATTTGACTCTATAAATTCAATAGAATTTGATAGGTATATAGAAGTTAAATCTTATAATAAAAATGTAGGTTTTTATTGGTCTAATAATGAAATCCAAGTATCTGAAAATTTACGTGATAAATACTATATCTATCTTGTTGATAGAAACAAAATAAATGTTGATAAGTATAAACCTATCATTATAAAGAATCCATATAAAAATATTTACAATAATAATATGTGGAGTATAAAACCACAAAATTGGTTTGTAGAACCTATTAAAAAAATAGATTTCATAAATTATGATTAA
- a CDS encoding metallophosphoesterase, translating into MKKPKRRYIISLVVLIIVVITICAFNKKMKTSVYSISSPKINSKIKIALITDLHSCQYGKNQNTLINEINKQKPDLVLYGGDICDDKLPHDNTELLLKAIANKYPSFYVSGNHEFLSGEVNNIKDMFRSYGVTVLEGTYETIEINEQKINICGIDDPNINQYANKNTFYNQLESLESVSDNGYYTILLAHRPQYISTYLSYNFDLVLAGHTHGGQWRIPWLLNGLFAPDQKWFPKYSGGRYNFENGEMIISRGLARESTRVPRIFNRPELVIIDLK; encoded by the coding sequence ATGAAGAAACCTAAAAGAAGATATATTATAAGTCTTGTTGTTTTAATAATAGTTGTTATTACTATATGTGCTTTTAATAAGAAAATGAAAACATCAGTATACTCTATATCATCGCCTAAAATTAATTCAAAGATTAAGATAGCGTTGATTACTGATTTACATTCCTGTCAATATGGAAAAAATCAAAATACATTGATTAATGAAATTAATAAACAAAAACCTGATTTAGTATTATATGGTGGAGATATATGTGATGACAAACTCCCTCATGACAACACTGAACTTTTACTAAAAGCAATTGCTAACAAATACCCAAGCTTTTACGTTAGTGGAAATCATGAATTCTTAAGTGGCGAGGTAAATAATATCAAAGATATGTTCCGCTCATATGGTGTTACAGTACTTGAAGGAACATATGAAACTATAGAAATCAATGAACAAAAAATTAATATATGTGGTATAGACGATCCGAATATAAATCAATATGCAAATAAAAATACATTTTATAACCAGTTAGAGTCACTTGAAAGTGTTTCAGACAACGGTTATTATACAATACTTCTTGCACATCGACCACAGTATATTTCAACATATCTAAGTTATAACTTTGATCTAGTACTTGCTGGTCATACCCATGGCGGACAATGGAGAATACCATGGCTTCTTAACGGATTATTTGCACCTGATCAAAAATGGTTCCCAAAATATTCTGGTGGAAGGTATAATTTTGAAAATGGTGAAATGATTATTAGCCGAGGACTTGCTAGAGAAAGTACACGTGTACCTAGAATTTTTAACCGTCCTGAATTAGTTATCATAGATTTAAAATAA
- a CDS encoding transposase domain-containing protein, with translation MYSSSSVVGEQSYWEGDNFFFFNKRLEIGGFFVGRKNQKLIDTITGAKANGLKLYDYFKYLFEEIPIHMEDKTYPS, from the coding sequence ATGTACTCATCCTCTTCTGTGGTAGGAGAACAATCGTATTGGGAAGGAGATAATTTTTTCTTCTTTAATAAAAGACTTGAAATTGGTGGTTTTTTTGTCGGTCGCAAAAACCAGAAACTAATAGACACGATAACCGGTGCCAAAGCAAATGGCCTAAAGCTATATGATTACTTTAAATATCTCTTTGAAGAAATTCCTATACACATGGAAGATAAGACTTATCCATCATAG